The sequence TGCGTCTCGACTTCTTCGGCGACGAGATCGAATCCGTCCGCACCTTCGACCCCAACGACCAGCGCACCACCGGCCGCGTCGATGGCTTCACGCTCCTGCCGGCCTCCGAAGCATTGCTCGACGAGGACAGCATCAAGCGCTTCCGCACCCGCTATCGCGAGCAATTCGGTGCCACCGCGACCAGCGATCCGCTTTACCAGGCGATCAGCGACGGCCGCCGCCTCGCCGGCATGGAGCATTGGCTGCCGCTGTTCGAGGAACGGCTCGAAACGCTGTTCGATCATCTTTCCGATGACGCCGTCATCGTCCGCGACACCGGCACGATCGGCGCCGCCACCCAGCGCTTCGAGGCGATCGCCGACTATCAGCAGAACCGCGTCCGCGCCGAAAGCACCGCCCCGGGCAGCTATCGCCCGCTTGATGCCGCCGCGCTCTATCTGACGGCCAAGGAGTGGGAGCAGGTCCAGGCCGAAGCTCCGACCCACACCAGCACTCCCTTCCACGAGCCGGAGAGCAAGACCGTCCTCGATTTCAACGTCGATGGGCCCCGCGATTTCGCTCCCGAGCGCGCGGCGGGCACCAATGTCTACGAAGCCGTGGTCGCGCATATCGCCAAGCTCAAAAAGGCTGGCCAGAAGCCGATCCTCGCCAGCTATTCCAACGGCGCCCGCGAGCGCCTGACCGGCCTGCTCAACGATCACGGCCTGACGGGCGCACACAACGCCGATACCTGGCAATCGGCGCTCGGCGTCGCGGACAAGGGCGTCGCCCTGATCGTCCTGCCGCTCGATCACGGCTTCACCGCCCCCGATGTCGCGGTCCTCACCGAACAGGACATGCTCGGCGATCGCCTCATTCGCCGCACCAAGCGCAAGAAGTCGGCCGACGCCTTCCTCAACGAGCTGGCGACGCTGACTCCCGGCGACCTCGTCGTCCATGTCGATCATGGTATCGGCCGCTATGAGGGGCTAACCCAAATCCCGGTGCAGAAGGCACCGCACGATTGCGTCCAGCTGACCTATGCCGGTGGCGACAAGCTGTTCGTGCCCGTCGAGAATCTCGAAGTCCTCAGCCGCTACGGTTCGTCCGAAGAAGGCGCGAGTCTCGACAAGCTCGGCGGCGAAGCCTGGCAGCGCCGCAAGTCGAAGATGAAGGAGCGCATCCGCGAGATCGCGGGTGAACTGATCGCCACCGCCGCCCGCCGCGCGGTACGTCCCGGCGAAGTCCTCGAGCCCGATCCCGGCGGCTATCCGGCGTTCGTCGATCGCTTCCCCTATGAGGAAACCGACGATCAGGACCGCGCCATCGGTGACGTCATCGCCGATCTCTCGGCAGGCCGGCCGATGGACCGTCTCATCGTCGGCGATGTCGGCTTCGGCAAGACCGAGGTCGCGTTGCGCGCCGCCTTCGTCGCGGCGATGGCCGGGCAACAGGTCGCGCTCGTCTGCCCGACCACGCTCCTCGCCCGCCAGCATCACCGCAATTTCGTCGAGCGTTTCCAAGGATTCCCGATCGAGATCGGCCGCCTCTCGCGCCTCGTTCCCGCCGCCGAGGCCAGGGAAACGCGCGAGAAGCTCGCCGAAGGCAAGATCGACATCGTCATCGGCACCCATGCGATCCTCTCCAAGACCGTCGATTTCAAGCGGCTGGGGCTGGTGATCGTCGATGAGGAGCAGCGCTTCGGCGTAACGCACAAGGAGCGGCTGAAGGCGCTGAAGGCCGACGTCCACGTCCTGACCCTCACCGCCACGCCGATCCCGCGCACGCTGCAAATGGCGATGTCGGGGCTGCGCGAGCTGTCGGTGATCCAGACACCTCCCGTCGATCGCCTAGCGGTGCGCACCTATGTCATGCCCTGGGATCCGGTCGTGCTCCGCGAAGCATTGTTGCGCGAGCATTATCGCGGCGGCCAGGCCTATTTCGTCACCCCGCGCATCTCAGATCTCCCCGATATCGAGGAATTCCTGCGTAACGAGGTGCCCGAGATCACCTATGTCGTCGCCCATGGCCAGATGGCGCCGACCGAGGTCGAGGAGCGCATGTCAGCCTTTTACGACCGCCGCTACGATCTGCTCGTCTCGACAACGATCATCGAATCCGGCCTCGACATCCCCAGCGCCAATACGATGATCATCAACCGCGCCGACAAATTCGGCCTCGCTCAGCTCTATCAGCTGCGAGGGCGTGTCGGCCGGGCCAAGACCCGCGCCTATGCCTATATGACCACGCCGCCCGAGCGGCAGCTCACCGAAACCGCCGAAAAGCGCCTCAAGGTGCTTTCCGATCTCGAATCGCTCGGCGCCGGTTTCCAGCTCGCGTCGCACGATCTCGACATCCGCGGCGCCGGCAATCTGCTCGGCGACGAGCAGTCCGGCCACATCAAGGAAGTCGGCTACGAACTCTACCAGGCGATGCTGGAGGAGGCGATCATGGACGCCAAGGCAGGTGGCCTCCGCGAAGAGCTCCGCCCCAAGGATCTCTCGCCACAGATCAATGTCGACGCCCCGATCCTCATCCCCGAGGAGTATGTCCCCGATCTCGATCTGCGCATGGGCCTCTATCGCCGCCTCAACGAGCTTGAGGATAATGACGCGATCGAGGGCTTCGCCGCCGAGCTGATCGATCGTTTCGGCAAGCTGCCGGACGCCACCGAGAATCTGCTGCGCCTGATCGAGACCAAGCTCAACGCCAAGCGCGCCTGCATCGCCAAGCTGGACACCGGGCCAAAGGGCGCGCTCGTCACCTTCCATGACGACAAGTTTCCCAATGTCGAGGGCCTGCTGGCCTATGTCGAGCGGCTCGACGGTACCGCGCGTTTGCGCCCGGACATGAAGCTGGTCGTCACCCGCGAATGGAACAACCCCCGCGCCCGGCTCAACGCGGCGCTGCAGATTTCGCGCGGGCTGGCCAAGGCGGCGGGCTAATTCCGGCCATAGCGGCCGAAAGTGCAATCTTCGGGTAACCCATTTGCTTTATTGGCTTTATCCGAAAGGGGCGGCCCGTGGCGGAACCGGCGATCTTTGCGCAGCGGCGCAAGCTGAACGAGGCGATGTCGGCGCTCGCCGATGCCCTGTCGGTCGATGACCTCGTCGCGATCCTCTGCACCGCCGGCCGCGCGATCGCCAGGAGCGAAGGCGTCACCGTCATCCGCCGCGAAGGCGATCTCGTCGCCTATATCGCCGAGGACGCGCTCCAGCCGCTCTGGACCGGCAAGCGCTTCGCGATCGAAGCGTGCATCTCGGGCCAGGCGATCCTCACCAACCAGCCAATCGTGATCCCCGATATCTTCGCCGATCCGCGCGTGCCCCACGCCGCCTATCGCCCGACTTTCGTGCGCAGCATGGCGATGTATCCGATCGGGCTAACCGCGCCGGTGATGGCGGTTGGCGCCTATTGGCGCGAAGCCGGACCGATCGATCCGGGTGCTGCGGCGCTGCTCGGCACGCTGGCGCGCATCGCCAGCCTGGCACTTGCACGCGTCGCCGCCGCTGGCGCGCCGGATGCCGCCGCGAGCTAAACCCCGCTATCGTCTTCGAAGAAGAGCCGGTCCACGGTCGTCCCCAGCGCCCGCGCCAGTCTGAGCGCAAGCAAGGCGGAAGGGATGAAGATGCGGTTCTCGACCGTCACCACCGTCTTGCGTGACACCCCGACCATCGCCGCGAGCTCGGCCTGCGTGATACCCAGCCGCGCGCGCTCCTCCTTCAATCGGTTGCCGAGCCCGGTGCTTCTCAATCGCCGGTCTCGCGCGCGAGCAGCACCTGACTGACCAGCACCGTCAGCACGCCGGCCGAAAGCCCGATATGGGCAAGGTCGATGGGGCGGAGTTGCGTCGTCATGGCGAGGATATAGCCAAGGAAATTGACCAGAGTCATCGCCCAGAAGCCGTTGCGATAGGCGATCGCGCGCTGGGCGCGGGCCAGTTCGTCATCGATGATCGCGCGCACCGGCTTCGGCGCCAGCGCACCGCCGCCCTTGGCGAACAGCAGCAGCAGTGCCGCCGACCAGCCAAGAAAGCCGATAGTGCGGACGATATCGACATTGCGCACCGTCTCGCCGGCCGGCGGACGCGCGATCGTGAAATAGGAAAGCTGCCAGATCACAAAGGCGATCGCGAACACCGTCATCTTGCGGATTGCGGCGCGCTGGATGCGCTCCGCCTTCTCGTCCGTGTCCATTGCTTGGCCCTCCCATTGTAACCCTGAGGTATCATAAACACTGGATAGCGATCTA is a genomic window of Sphingomonas sp. containing:
- a CDS encoding helix-turn-helix domain-containing protein — translated: MRSTGLGNRLKEERARLGITQAELAAMVGVSRKTVVTVENRIFIPSALLALRLARALGTTVDRLFFEDDSGV
- a CDS encoding GAF domain-containing protein, which produces MAEPAIFAQRRKLNEAMSALADALSVDDLVAILCTAGRAIARSEGVTVIRREGDLVAYIAEDALQPLWTGKRFAIEACISGQAILTNQPIVIPDIFADPRVPHAAYRPTFVRSMAMYPIGLTAPVMAVGAYWREAGPIDPGAAALLGTLARIASLALARVAAAGAPDAAAS
- the mfd gene encoding transcription-repair coupling factor, giving the protein MADLKTILSASKPLTLAGAPPGFLPWMLADLARAGGTAVFIAPDEAAMRAVAGTAPFFAPELEVLSYPAWDCLPYDRASPTLRVMSERLATLHALQSKTDKPRLLVTTVNAATQRTLTPFRIRQLVARLAPGERIGLDKLSALLQANGYVRLDTVNDHGEFAVRGGLVDLFPSGAEQALRLDFFGDEIESVRTFDPNDQRTTGRVDGFTLLPASEALLDEDSIKRFRTRYREQFGATATSDPLYQAISDGRRLAGMEHWLPLFEERLETLFDHLSDDAVIVRDTGTIGAATQRFEAIADYQQNRVRAESTAPGSYRPLDAAALYLTAKEWEQVQAEAPTHTSTPFHEPESKTVLDFNVDGPRDFAPERAAGTNVYEAVVAHIAKLKKAGQKPILASYSNGARERLTGLLNDHGLTGAHNADTWQSALGVADKGVALIVLPLDHGFTAPDVAVLTEQDMLGDRLIRRTKRKKSADAFLNELATLTPGDLVVHVDHGIGRYEGLTQIPVQKAPHDCVQLTYAGGDKLFVPVENLEVLSRYGSSEEGASLDKLGGEAWQRRKSKMKERIREIAGELIATAARRAVRPGEVLEPDPGGYPAFVDRFPYEETDDQDRAIGDVIADLSAGRPMDRLIVGDVGFGKTEVALRAAFVAAMAGQQVALVCPTTLLARQHHRNFVERFQGFPIEIGRLSRLVPAAEARETREKLAEGKIDIVIGTHAILSKTVDFKRLGLVIVDEEQRFGVTHKERLKALKADVHVLTLTATPIPRTLQMAMSGLRELSVIQTPPVDRLAVRTYVMPWDPVVLREALLREHYRGGQAYFVTPRISDLPDIEEFLRNEVPEITYVVAHGQMAPTEVEERMSAFYDRRYDLLVSTTIIESGLDIPSANTMIINRADKFGLAQLYQLRGRVGRAKTRAYAYMTTPPERQLTETAEKRLKVLSDLESLGAGFQLASHDLDIRGAGNLLGDEQSGHIKEVGYELYQAMLEEAIMDAKAGGLREELRPKDLSPQINVDAPILIPEEYVPDLDLRMGLYRRLNELEDNDAIEGFAAELIDRFGKLPDATENLLRLIETKLNAKRACIAKLDTGPKGALVTFHDDKFPNVEGLLAYVERLDGTARLRPDMKLVVTREWNNPRARLNAALQISRGLAKAAG